The sequence CTCTAACACAGGCCTACTGTCACCCCGCTGCCCTTGAAGCAGAGCTCGAGAGACAACTCTGTGGTTCTAGGACAGCCACATGCATCATGCTTCAGCCACCAAAGAAATTCCCGTCTGGCTCCCAGGCATGGGGGCTGGAGGCCTGGGACAAGGAAACACAGCCTGTGATGTCTAGGTTCCCCTAGCTCACCTGTCTGACTTCCTTTGGACTTCATCTCCACCTTGCAGGAGACCCCCCGATTCTGCATCAGAGGCTTACACATGGCAGCTTTGTTTTTGCGAGGTGTTGCGGGGGgcggtgggggaggaggaggagtgggAGCAGTTGGAGCTGATCGGGTCTTAGCAGGGAGCTGCAGAAACAAAGGAACAGTAGTGCTGCCAACCACCTTCTCCTCTTCTGAGATTTTTATCTTTCCCCCTTGGCTTTGGCCCTGACCTTGCCCAGATTCCCATTTTCCTCTGGGGTTCTCACTGTGCTGCTGTTCTCCACTTTGGTTTGAGAGGGAGTCTGGGGCTTCAACTCAGAAGACTGACCTGcagatcaaaacaaacaaacgcTCTCATCCAGAGAACCAGCTCTCCGTTTGCCGCACCTCTGTTCCAGAAGAGCATCATGAAGAGGCACACCAAACATAAATGGGGAGTCTAGATTTCCCCTCCTGGGCATCCCAGGTCCCGTGTTCTTGAGGCCCCAGAAACGATTCTTTGCTCTTGGCTACCCTGGAGAAGGAAAAATGTTATGCCTTTTCCAATATCCCACAACTTGAGACTTTCCATTCAGAGAGCCCTCAGGAGTTCGGGATCCCTAGAGTTACCAAGGGGTGAAGTAACATTCTAGCCCCCAACAAAATTCTTCAGTCTTGCTAAAGGTAAAGCATACCACCGACACTTCCTTCTCTCTGAAAACAAGAATCATGATAATCTCAGCCCTGATGCACTCCATCCGAATTGGGTAaacacgcccccccccccccccccccaaaatatgTAAGACTCTTCCTAGTACTTGCAGGGTCCAGAAGCCAAAAAAAGACAAGTAAAGGAGGGGCAAGATATGCCTGGTAGTGGTGGTAGGGAGGGGAGGGGATCAGGCTTGTTCTTTGTTCTGCCCAGGCCTACCTACTCCAATTCTCCTACCCTCTCTGTGTTACCATACTCTCTGTCCCTGGCCCAGGCTCTGGCAAAGGATGAGGTGAAAGcctgagaggaaggagaaagggggtAGGCCCAGGATTAGAAGATTCCGGCCCAGTTCTAACAGTGTGGGCTCTGGACTCACTGTTCAGGAGGCTCTCGGGCCCACTCTGGGTATCCAAGTTGGGTTGGTTCTGTTGGCTGTAGAAGCGCAGCAGACACTGCTGGTTGCAGAAATGACGGATCTGCCCACGCCAGTGGATGGTCTCCAGCAACTTCCCCTGACGCTTACAGGCATGGCACCGGGCAGCCTGAGGGGGTCAACAGGATGGTGAGACCTGCCTCCCTAAAATGCACTGGGCACAGTTTCCCCTGATACAAACCAGGCTTCCCCCCTTGAAGATTGGGTCTgccccaccacccccatcccagagCTCTGCCCATACCCTGATCTCCCAGCCCAATAGTCCATGCTCCCTACTGCCCTCATTCCCTCCTTTCTAACCTGCCGGCCCTCCTTACCTTGCAATACCACAGCAGGTACTTGCTCTTACAGTCATCACTGCAAAAGTCCCAGGTGCTGCCATCCAGTTGCTCGGTGACTCCGCGCTGGCAGGTCTGGGAGCAGTAAGTACAAGTGATACAGCACAAGCCCAGTTTCTTAGTAAAGTCCTGTTTGTACAGCAGCACACAACCTagaaagagggggagagggaaaaaagagagagagagagaggccagagACACCACCTTTTCAAGGTGCTGCACCTGAAACCTCTCTctaactgccccccacccccatcccccacagCCTTGTGCCCAAAGCCTTAGGCTGAGTGGGGATATAGCCTCCCTGAGCAGAAGACTCTGCCCTACAGACAGCAGCATCccaccccttccttcctcccttctccacCATTCTCCATGGCTGCGAGGTGCAGGGCCTCCTGGCCTTCCGCCATCTCCTTACCTTCACTGCAGAAGCTCTTCTCCACCCCACTGAATCGGAGTTTCTCATGCAGGAGTTTCTCTTGCCGGCAATGCTCACACTGGGACACCACACCCCGAAGCCGCTTGAAGTCCTCGCAGCAATCACGGCAGCAGAACTGGAACACctggtcctggggtgggggcacagggcagggaagACAGAGCTGTACCATTTGGGCCTGACAGGAGCCCAGAGGAAGGAACCCCTTCAGACAGATTCTGGAAACGTGGCAAAGACAcgggggctgggggtgagggtagCGGGGGTCTTACCTGCCAGTCCAAGACCTCAGGCTTGCCACTGAAGAGGCTGTGGCAGTAGTGACAGCTCAGGTGAATGCCCCCCTCAGGGCTTGTGCGCTGGAGGGAAGGAAGACAAgtaagggaggggcaagatgTGCCTGGTAGTGGTGGTAGGGAGAGGAGGGGGTGAGGTTTGTTCTTTGTTCTGCCCAGGCCTACCTACCCCAACTCTCCTACCCTCTCTGTGTTGCCACACCCTCTGTCCCTGGTCCAGGGTCTGGAGTACCTGGAATTTGGTCCAGCAGCTGGGGCTGCAGAACTGGTAGACTGTGCGATCAACCTTGTTGTAGTAACAGGGGTCAGAGAGGCTGCGGCGGCAGAAGCTGCAGGGTCGGGGAGGGCCTggggcacagagagagagagagagggagagacagagagagagagagggagagacagagagagagagagagagagaaagagaaagagaaagaaagagaaagaggaagagagagaaagagagagtacACAGAAGGTGTAAGGCAGTGCAGAGATGGAACAAGAAATTCACAGGAAAACGTCGTTGGGGCCGAGGTTGGGCAGCAGGGATCATTTTAGAAGAAGGGAGTATGGGAGGTAGAAGGAAGGCCAGCAGGGGTCTCAGAGAAGAGGGCTTTGCACCTACCAGTGAGCCCTGCCTGCTTCACTTTGTAAGAAGTGGTACAGCACAGGGAACAGAACAAGCTGGTCTTGCCATTACGATCCACATGTGATAGCATCTCAAAGTTCTTACACAGGGTCTTGCACCAGACACATGGGTACACACGTGTGTTTTTCTGTGAGGATGGGGAAGGAGAGGCTGAGGCTGGGTTTGtccctttgcttttattttttttttttttaattttttaaacaggaaATATTTCAGGCATACAAAAAAAGTATAGATGAGGATATAACAAAGACCTGCGCACCCACCAGccagcttaaaaaataaaacataacagaTACAATTGAAAGCCCcttgattattattattgtttttttatttctcccaACCCTCGACCCATCAGGCACCTTTATTTATCACCCAAGAACCGCACCCCCTTCCACAGCCCTCTAATGCACTACTCCCTCGGCCCCACCTTCTTGTACGCCCCCAAGCAGGTAGTGTTGCAGAACCGCTTTTGTTGGCCCTCATGGAAAAGGAGCTCGGGCCCAGGGCTTCCGGTCTTGGTGTAGATGTAAGCCCCGCACTGGTCACAACAGTTGGTTTTCAGTCCCTTGTTGGCCCGGAATTTGGAGAAGCAAGAATCGCTGCAGAGCCGGTGGACCACGCTGCCGTTGCTGACCTCGTGCAGgacctgccacacacacacatatcttgaGCCAAGGCCCACTCGCTACCACCCACCCCGACGCAAGGACCTCCCTCCGACCTCACCCTAGACCTTTACAGCAGACAGTGGGCCCAGGGACCCCCCAACCTGCATATCGGGCTGCCGACTTGATGGTGAGGTCCTGGGAAGCAAGGAAGGCTGGCTGCACACATCCTGGAGAAGCTCTATCCTTGAATATGCTCCCTCATGATGGCTGCCTTTCCTCCCCACTTGCCTTTTCCACAGGGCCTGGCCCCTGCAGCCCCGGATttagaggggcagggcagggctggcCAGGCTCTGTAAATCAGCCCCCAACCAGGCTTCCTCACCTCTCCAGTCTTCTGGCATATGCTGCAGCGGGTGGCATCGGCGGGATCCCCAGACTGAGGGATTGGGCGCTGCTGCTGGGCCTCATACAGGGAGAGGCAGACAGATGTGCAGAACTCATGGAAGGAGCCTCCTGAACCAGTCTGTGCCACGACGGAGTCCTTGGTGTTCCAGATCTCCCTGGAGGTGGGAACAGGTTGGCATATTCACTCGGTTACCACCCTCTCATTTCATCAGCTTCCTCTCCTCCTGCAGGATCAATGACCACAGAGCCAAAGACTCTCTGATCCCCCTCCCTAAATGGCCTCTCTCTCCCACGGCTCTGATCTGCTATGTTCTTTTCAACATTGCCTCTCTTCTTACCCACAACACTCAGTCTGatccctccctgccccaggccctAGGACCCCCACGCACTTCTTGCAGAAGGTACAGGTCTTTTTGCCCGAGGGCCTCTTGGAGAAAGTTGTGAGGCAGGATGAGGAGCAGAAGAGCTGAGGCAGCCCCTTGCGCTGGTAGGCTGTCTGCCCCTTCTGCAGTGGTGTCCGGCAATGAGCGCAAGTCATCTTGGTGCTCCCTGCAGAGCGCCCAGCCCTTTGTGTCACGCTGGAGCGTAAGGACATGCGAGGAGAGCGCCGGGGCCGGAAGGGCACAAAGTCCTCATCGTTGGGGTCATCTACCATGGCGTCAGAATCCTCATCTGACACTGGAACTGAGGAAGTAGAGGGGTGGGAGGTTGGGGGGACAGTGAGCAAAGGCCACCAGCCAGCCCAAGACCAACCATCAGTCAGCTTAGCCAGGATTCTGGGATACCACTGCCCCCATACCCCCATGACACTGGTATCTTAAGCGACGGGTGTCCCTCTCCCTTAGTTACTCCCTAATCTcccaggggagggaaggaagggctcTAAGTGAGAAGATTCAGGGGATAGGGATGGCACAGTCAAAAGACGAAACCCTCCCATGCTCACCGcacttgttttcaatttttcccacTGTCCCCAGTTCCCATGCCAACTCATAGCAGAGAGAGGCAGAACGCTAGACGTTCTCTGCCCTGCCACCTCCCACTTTCTGCTCTTCTCCTCACCCAGAATTCCCAGGTTACACTTCCTTAAATCCTACTCACTGCTCTCAGTGGAATCCACAACCTCAGGTTTTGGAGGCTCTACTCTTCGCACGCGCTCGCTTCTCTTCTGTACCTTGGAAacaggggagaggaggaaagcTGACACCAGGGGCAGGCTAATGGGCCAGCTGCACTAGCACAGGGTTGGGGAGGCGGGGGCGAGGTATGGAgatgggagggggaagggagagtagGGACCCTTGGCCCAGCCCTTAagaggagggaagaaaaggaggCTGGATTTTCTCCTGAAGAAGCAGTAGATACAAgagctccctccctcctcttcactccactcacacacacacaccctccacaAAACAGCATCTGGGAGGGAAAATGAAGGGGTTGTCCTTCCCAGAGCTATAGGGAGAACCAGACTccttccactcccctccccccccctcaCCCTCTCAGGCGGCTTCTCACTCGCCTTCCCAGTCAGACCGTCTCCTGCAAAGGAAGCAGAAGGCAACCTAAATGGTGAGCCTgccctcaccacccccaccctgccccaaccCCCCCACCTCCCATTTCTGGGGAAGAACTTACtcaaaactgaaagggaaaactCGAGTGTCTGTGGCTACTGGGGGCCCCTCTCCAGGTTACCTTGGGCTCTTTACTAAGGGGGCGGGGTGCAGCTACtctatgaaaacaaaaaaaaaatcctaccctTCCCATCAGCTTTTCTGTCCTCAATCGGTGGGTAACACACCTTTCATCCAGAATCGGTTTTACCAACAAAAACAAATGCAACCACCCAAAGGCAGCAAGGGGGAAAGGAAGCATAAATGTTTGGATAGGTTCCTCTGGCCTCAGGTGGTTGGTTACAGAAAAGCCCCAGGCCCCTGGTCACAGCCTGGGAGAGGCACAGCGCTAGCATTAGGGAGGAACTGGAGCTTCTCACGTCCAGGCTGCCCCTCCCACCTCAGAGACACACTGCTAGACCCTGCATATCTACCATTCCCCTGAAATCCTTAAGCTCTTGGTGGCTCTAGAATCCAGTTGCCATTCATCAACCCTAGAAACCCCACTCCAATTTAGAATAAAACAGTTGCAGAGATTCTAGAATCTAAATCCTGAGGGATGGATTCTGGCACCAAAAGCCCACTAGGGTAAGAAAAAGGGAAGCTCTCCCACCAAAACCACTCCCCCCAACCCACCACCCTGAGGTCCCCCCATCCCTCTCCCCTCGTCCCCTGTACTTCCTCCCACCCctactttccttcctcttcttcacCACACCCCACTCCTCCCTCCCAAACCTCTGACTCCTTCCCCCCACACACCTCTACTCTTCCCTCTctatcttcctcctcctcccctgcctTCTTCCCCAAAACACAGAGCCACTCCTCCTGACACCCACCCTCTCTGCCCAGCCTCAATTCATCAGCTGATTAGGCAACCTACCTGGCAAGGAAGGGTGTGCAGGGGGGCTGGGGCCCCTAGGTTTGGTCTGAGAACCGTTGATTCCATCCCCCAGAGTCTCTCCCACCGAAGGGCTGGGGGGGCCATTGGGGCTCTGTGGCTGCCctcggggaagctcctcctcctgcccagGGGAGCCCCTTCTCCCCGAAGTTATGGAAGTGGTCTCCTCCTCATCAATATGGGGGGACTGCAGAGTTATTGGGGAATCTGGCGCCAAAGGCTCTAGTAGCCTCCGGGGAGAAGAGGGATTTGCCCCAGCCCCTGGGTCAGGTGGCACCACCTCAGGGGTCTGGCCCCCTGGTCCAGACTCTAGGGTCTGATCCCCTGCATCCCATGCAAGGGTCCCCTCAGGACCATGGTCTACCTCTGGGGGGGAAGGGGCTTTATAGAGCAGCCCCCCCAGCCCCAGTAGCTCAGTGGCTCCACCTAGGACTCCAGGATCTTTTTCTAGACCAGCAGGGGTATCAAGCAGGTCCAGGGCTCCAGAAGATGGAGAAGGGCCAGGGGGGACCCATCCCTGAGTCGGGGCAGTCTGTGATTCCAGCAGATCTTCTCCAAATTCCATGTCTACTGGAAGGTCTCCAGCCAGGGGCTTCTCTGGCAGGGTCAATGGGTCAAACGGACTGGGGAAATCACTGGGGTCCATGAGGAAGGCTGGAAATGGGCTGGAGATCAGGGTAGAAGAAGGTGCAGAAGAGGTGGTCTTAGCCAAATTCCTTCTTATGGAGGCTCTGAGACACACCCCACCATCCACTTGGATTTCACATGAACAGCCCCCACCACCACAACCGACAAGCATTTCCACAGGCTTTAGTCCAAATGaccactcccccctccccatacAGCGCCCCCTGTGGGGAGAGGCGTTCCCCGCCCTGGTCCTGTGCTCACACTCGACAAGCCAGTGGGTCGTCCCACCCGCCCGCTTGCCCCCCCACTCCCGACTGCAACTCACACTTCCCCTCCCCCCTTACCttttaccccccacccccaactcggCCTTAAGAGTCTCCCAGGGCCGTCGCCACCAGGAGCTTTTCCCGCCCCCGCGATCTCAGTTTCTATTTCCTTCCCATTCCCCTAAAGCCCCCCAGTTCCCCAGTCTTTACCCACCCTGTCTGgccccactccccctcccctcGTTGCATGGTCTTCCCTCGGCCCTTCCCCCGCCCCCACAAACTGCCCTTCCTAACCCCTCCCCCCCCCAGTTACCTTTCAGAGTCGCCCACTTCCTCAACCCCGTCCCCCCCTTTCCTATTGCTCCCCGGGTCCTCCCTTCTCCTgttgcccaccccccacctcagGCATTTACAGGAAGACATCTTGGAGCTACGATCTCTCCTTAGACCCCCCTCCCGGCTACTGCGAGCTCCCGCCTGCAGGTTCGGTTCGGCTGGATCAGGCCCGACCCCTACCTGCGGCAGGGTTAGTGTAACCGCTACAAGCCTAGAACTGCAGACAGCGATGGCCCCGCGCTCCTTCTCCACCTCCCTCCCTAGCAGCCGGGACAGGGGTCGCGGCCCCTTTAAATGGCAGCGCCGCTCACAGCGCCCAGCGCTCTGCACCAGGCGGGCGGGCGGCGCCAGCAACCAACCCCATTGGCTGGCTCGAGGAGGGGGCTCGCGAGACAGCGCCGGCCCCCGGCGCGAGACTCCCAGCCCAGTGGCCGCCTGGAAATTGTGGAGTGGAGTTGAGGCACTGGAGCTGGAGCTTGAGCCCCCGCCCGGGGCCCCGTTAGTTGAGCAGGAAAAGATAGCCTCTGGAGCTTTGAAGCCCGCCCCCGGGAAAGGCGTCGCCCCCTTTCCACCAAAGGGCCGAATACACtaacccacagaaaacagagatctACGCACCTGCTTCCCTTACCTGGCCCAAGAGTCTGGCCTCCGTCACACCCGTGCCCGCCCTACCTCCTGGAGCCCACTCTACCCGTGATCCCCTCCTCTCATTCAAATGGTTCCcggtcccctccccctccccgtgTCTCTCTTCGCTTCCCACTCGTGTTCAACCCCCCGGCGTCCGCCCCCCCCCTCAGCAGTCCCTACCTACGCCATGCAGCAGGCGCCTGCCAAGCttaccctccccccatccccacctctccGGGGCCCGCCCCCTGGGCGACTGTTGGGGTAATGAGTGACAGCAgagggtggagggaggcagggaccCAGCCCTCACGTGCCCCTCCTCCCCTTGTCTGCAGCCTCGGGGCCCCCCTAACCATTCTAAGAGTCGTAGTTATGGAGCGTCTTAAGCTTGGTCTCCAGCCACCCAGGGCGGGTTAAATGGCTCTGGCTCAGTGACAACGTCTATGCAGTAACCGTTACTGCCTGATGACCGCAAAAAACAGGCCCTGCAAagaccccccacacacacacacacacactccctcagCGGTCTTAGGGTAAGTTCTGGGATCTTCTTCCTAAGTCCTCCTGCAAGAGCTCCCTGCATTATCTCTGGAATAGTTTTCCTCACCAGGGCCGAtagctctcctccctccctcctgtctctctctctcttccaccctctctctccctctatctttctgtccttgtctgtctctttctgctctctctctccctcgcGCGCGCTCTCCCCGCCCCCCCGTCTCTTTTTGTCTCCgtctctgtctctgcctctcaTATGCACGAACACGCACGCGcgcaaacacacacacgcactcacactcacacacgctGTCCCTCCTGGATGGTCCTTAACATGTGGGTGTGGCTGGGGTTGAGGCtagagaggtggggtggggggagggggtactAGCCTTAGGCCTAGGGCTTTAAACATGTGTGCAAGGATCCTTTCTCAGTCCTCATTATAATAGTTAGAGCACTTTACAATCCCTACTTCCCACCTTCCCTCCCCAGCCTTCAAGGGGAGAGGGCTGAGATACTCCCGGAGGCTCAGGCAGGAAGGGAGTTCCACCAGGGAACTTGTAGGCTTGGTGGCTGGTGGATACTCTAGCCTGCCTCTTTGCCCTTGGGCCTTTCTTTCTTCCCACCCTAAACCTCTCCTAGCTTTATAATCCTCTAGTTTTATCCTCCCTTTTCTCGTACTCTTTTTCAGAAACCTTATCCTTCCTAGCTCTCCGCATGGCCTTGAGgttttctttgctctttcctATCTACATGTAGAGATAAAAGcaagagctttttttttccttttaaatttcacAAATTCAGCTTTCTCCCTATCTTAACCAGTGTTCTGTGTACCCTTCTCCCACCTTCTGCTTGTTTCTATGTCCCTGTCCCTCCCCTTTGCTTTTCAGCTTGTTCCATCTCAGTTGGGTCACCTAGTTCTTTTGTGTTATCTATGCTCCTCATGCTTGGATCCTTTGCTGCTCTGGTTGTGGAGAGTGCCTGGTGACTAGCTTTCAAGCTGAGAGAGAATCAAAAAGGGCAGTTAATGGGGTATTATTAATTCTAGAGCCAGTGTGGTGGAGTAAAAAGTGCTTGTGTTCTAGAGTTAGCTAAACCAGGATTCTAATATCAACTCTGCCTGCTTTCTAGCCAGGTAACTTTGGACAAGTGACTTGTCAAGTCACTGAGGTttacttttctcatctttaaacaGAGGTGAGGAAACCATCTAAGTGTCCAATAATAAGGGATGGGTTAAATTGATTGAGTTACTTTCTTAAAATGTATGTTGTCATGAACAATCACACTTTGAAAAACTAATGACATGGAAATACTCATGATAGAATGTTAAATGTCAAAAAGGAGTTaaaatatcctcattttatagaaaaattctatttttacatgTATGCACGTGAAGGGTCTGGAAGGAATTACACCAAAATTTAAAGAGTAATTATCTATGTGTGGTGGGAATATATATgagtttaaaaagtaattttctatgttcaaagattgtggtgattaatgcacaactatgaacaactgtacactttgaaggactgtatgttatgtgaatatatctcaataaaatcgcatttaaaaaattaaaaaataaacaggaaaaaaagtgattttctgcattacttctctttatttattttctaaatttgtcCACTGAACACATATTGctcttataatcagaaaaaaaaatatttacattttaaaatgaggatattaaCACCTACTTTGCAGGGTTATTGGAAGGATTAGAAATAATGTGCCAGGCACACAATAGGCTTTCAATAATTCATTTTCTAAGGAGCCAGTGTGCATAATAGAAAGAGCCTGCCCTTTTCAGACGGAAAGATGAGGGTCCAAATCCTGATTCCATCATTCAGTACTTATGGGGCTACTCTGAACATTAGTGTCCACAaatgtaaagtggggataataataccccATAGGCCTCACACTCACTAgagtggctatttttttttttttttttttttttaagcagaaagTAATAAGTGCTGAGGAGGACTTATTGGTACATTGTTTGGTGGGAAAGTAAGTGGTGCAGCCGCAGTGGAAAACACCTTGGcaattcttcaaaaagttaaacaaggaactaccatatgacccagcaatcccacttctgggtatttACGCAAAATAACTGAAGGCAGGaattcagacagatatttgtacaccgatgttcatagcagcattagtcacaatagccaaaaggtggaagcaatccaaatgtccatcaacagatgaatgcataagcaaaatatggtatatacatacaataaaatattaaccttaaaaaaggaatgaatttctgacacatgctactacatggatgaactttgaagacatcatgttgagtgaaataagtcagacacaaatggaTGGATAGTGAATAATTCCACTCATATGAAAGAGCTAGATAAAACAtgaaaattcacagagacagaaagtagagtacaggttaccataggcagggtggggagagggggaatggggagttaatgggcgagggatttctgtttggggtaatggaaaagttctggaaatggatggtgatgagggCAGCACAACATTAtggatgtgattaatcccactgaatggtatgcttgggagggactgagatgggaaagtttatgttgtatagatgttaccacacacacaacaaaagaacaactaaagagacaatgacaagtaaatgatcctgaatgggatctaataatggaggagtaAAGGCCCAAAAGAACATTActggggcatatgaaaaaattggattatagattataaattttatatcaatgttaaatttcttgaaattgatAACTGTACTTTATTACCTAAgtaaatatccttattcttaggcaATATACATGggagtattaagtgttcaaggagcatgctgTATGCAACCTGCTCCCGAAGGTTTAGAAAATAGAGATATAGGCAGATAGCTAGATGGactgatagaatgatacagcaaatgtggaaaaaatgctaaaagttggtggatttgggtatctaggtgttggagttctctgtgtgggttttgtgttaattttgcatctgtcctgtaagtttcaaatcacttcaaaattaaaagttaaagagaaaaaaaaataatacctcATAGGGATGCTGTTAAGTGAGATGTGACCCCTGCCTGACATATTGCAGATAGTCAATAATACTGGTCACTATTATCATAAAAGAAATATCTGGTTTCATGCATGGCCTAGGACTTCACACCCTGGAGCCTTCATATTCTTAAAATACCCACAGTTGAAAGGTTTGAGTATGTATCAGCCACAGATGAAAGGCTCTAACATAAAATGGGCTAATATTTAGGGGGGATTGGGCAAGAACATGGCCTGTAATTCAAACACTCTCATTTTCAGCCTTGTTACCTACAGTTATTTCATAGTACTCAATTCTATTACTTGTCATTCAGAATTTATAAAGCACCCCTAAAGTGCGGTAAGCAGTATAAGGCATGTAAAAAGCTCAGACTTTTTTTTACATGCTTGTATGTGCACAGGAAATCTCTGTAGAAGGATACCAAAGgggctatatatttttttatgattacaaacatataaataaatgttaattgtaaAAATTTTGGAAAGCACAGAAAACTGAAGAAGAAAGCAATAATCATATATCCTAGCACTACTGCTATAACCACTACTAACCTTTTGATATATACTCTTCCAGTCTTTTTCTtcattgcatatatatttttacaaaattagaATCATTTTATATGGCATATTCTATAACATATCTGTAATGGCTGTATATATTATTCCATCATTTGGATGTACCATGCTTTATTTAACTAATTAATTACTCCTGGATgttgaatgtttatttttttcatg is a genomic window of Choloepus didactylus isolate mChoDid1 chromosome X, mChoDid1.pri, whole genome shotgun sequence containing:
- the ZMYM3 gene encoding zinc finger MYM-type protein 3 isoform X2, producing the protein MDPSDFPSPFDPLTLPEKPLAGDLPVDMEFGEDLLESQTAPTQGWVPPGPSPSSGALDLLDTPAGLEKDPGVLGGATELLGLGGLLYKAPSPPEVDHGPEGTLAWDAGDQTLESGPGGQTPEVVPPDPGAGANPSSPRRLLEPLAPDSPITLQSPHIDEEETTSITSGRRGSPGQEEELPRGQPQSPNGPPSPSVGETLGDGINGSQTKPRGPSPPAHPSLPGDGLTGKASEKPPERKRSERVRRVEPPKPEVVDSTESIPVSDEDSDAMVDDPNDEDFVPFRPRRSPRMSLRSSVTQRAGRSAGSTKMTCAHCRTPLQKGQTAYQRKGLPQLFCSSSCLTTFSKRPSGKKTCTFCKKEIWNTKDSVVAQTGSGGSFHEFCTSVCLSLYEAQQQRPIPQSGDPADATRCSICQKTGEVLHEVSNGSVVHRLCSDSCFSKFRANKGLKTNCCDQCGAYIYTKTGSPGPELLFHEGQQKRFCNTTCLGAYKKKNTRVYPCVWCKTLCKNFEMLSHVDRNGKTSLFCSLCCTTSYKVKQAGLTGPPRPCSFCRRSLSDPCYYNKVDRTVYQFCSPSCWTKFQRTSPEGGIHLSCHYCHSLFSGKPEVLDWQDQVFQFCCRDCCEDFKRLRGVVSQCEHCRQEKLLHEKLRFSGVEKSFCSEGCVLLYKQDFTKKLGLCCITCTYCSQTCQRGVTEQLDGSTWDFCSDDCKSKYLLWYCKAARCHACKRQGKLLETIHWRGQIRHFCNQQCLLRFYSQQNQPNLDTQSGPESLLNSQSSELKPQTPSQTKVENSSTVRTPEENGNLGKLPAKTRSAPTAPTPPPPPPPPATPRKNKAAMCKPLMQNRGVSCKVEMKSKGSQTEEWKPQVIVLPIPVPIFVPVPMHLYCQKVPVPFSMPIPVPVPMFLPTTLESTDKIVETIEELKVKIPSNPLEADILAMAEMIAEAEELDKASSDLCDLVSNQSAEGLLEDCDLFGPARDDVLAMAVKMANVLDEPGQDLEADFPKNPLDINPSVDFLFDCGLVGPEDVSTEQDLPRTMRKGQKRLVLSESCSRDSMSSQPSCTGLNYSYGVNAWKCWVQSKYANGETSKGDELRFGPKPMRIKEDILACSAAELNYGLAQFVREITRPNGERYEPDSIYYLCLGIQQYLLENNRMVNIFTDLYYLTFVQELNKSLSTWQPTLLPNNTVFSRVEEEHLWECKQLGVYSPFVLLNTLMFFNTKFFGLQTAEEHMQLSFTNVVRQSRKCTTPRGTTKVVSIRYYAPVRQRKGRDTGPGKRKREEEAPILEQRENRMNPLRCPVKFYEFYLSKCPESLRTRNDVFYLQPERSCIAESPLWYSVIPMDRSMLESMLNRILAVREIYEELGRPGEEDLD